A part of Pieris napi chromosome 9, ilPieNapi1.2, whole genome shotgun sequence genomic DNA contains:
- the LOC125052447 gene encoding leucine-rich repeat protein SHOC-2 isoform X2, whose product MSAILKFIRENHILAVIEQAIAKKKSRLSLNSFEITEIPTLLYSCIELEHLYLHLNNITTVPVQITELLNLTTLTLDYNGITSLPVEIGNLKNLVNLNISYNPLKELIPEIGELENLEAFWCNKTGLREIPKEIGKLTKLDTFGARGNELKTIPEEMTQLTKLRWLTLENNQIEVLPNCMNNMEGIVHCNLRKNRLKEFPESFLKCVDLMFLQLNNNQISSLPENFDTSQVTVLEMIDLRENPICELSHLDHPLVRFSDEIPVPQDLSPSSSRPHGMAAQALAVNATALRLPAVPAPRHPDLILEMEMDASSVESEDWENSVNSSELDVHYQSDEERGDNEAVGMVLPELSRYASTAS is encoded by the exons ATGAGTGCTATCCTAAAGTTCATCCGTGAAAACCACATACTAGCAGTGATAGAACAAGCAATTGCGAAAAAGAAATCTCGCTTGAGTCTAAATTCTTTTGAAATTACCGAAATTCCTACACTGTTATACTCGTGCATCGAGCTGGAACAcctatatttacatttaaataatattacaactGTTCCAGTGCAGATTACAGAACTCTTAAACCTTACAACATTGACTCTGGATTACAACGGCATAACTTCATTGCCTGTCGAAATTGGTAACTTGAAAAATCttgtaaatttaaacataagtTATAATCCCTTAAAAGAACTTATACCAGAAATAGGTGAATTAGAGAACCTTGAAGCATTCTGGTGCAATAAAACAGGGCTACGGGAAATTCCAAAGGAAATCGGCAAGTTGACAAAACTTGATACATTTGGAGCAAGGGGCAATGAGTTAAAAACCATACCAGAAGAAATGACTCAACTAACAAAATTAAG GTGGCtaacattagaaaataatcaaatagaGGTTTTACCAAACTGTATGAATAACATGGAAGGGATAGTACATTGCAATCTTCGCAAAAATAGGCTAAAGGAATTCCCAGAGTCCTTTCTGAAATGTGTTGATTTGATGTTCTTACAGTTGAATAATAATCAG ATATCCAGTTTACCAGAGAATTTTGACACAAGTCAAGTTACAGTTTTAGAAATGATTGATTTACGAGAAAACCCTATATGTGAATTGTCACATCTA GACCACCCTTTAGTTCGCTTCTCAGATGAAATTCCAGTACCTCAAGATCTTTCCCCATCCAGCAGCCGGCCTCATGGCATGGCTGCACAGGCTTTAGCTGTCAATGCTACAGCTCTTCGGTTACCAGCAGTTCCAGCGCCCAGACATCCGGATTTGATATTAG AAATGGAAATGGACGCGTCATCAGTAGAATCAGAAGATTGGGAGAACAGTGTAAATAGCTCTGAGTTGGATGTCCATTACCAGAGTGACGAAGAGAGAGGTGACAATGAG GCTGTGGGTATGGTGTTGCCAGAATTGTCCCGGTACGCGTCAACAGCGAGTTGA
- the LOC125052447 gene encoding leucine-rich repeat protein SHOC-2 isoform X1 has protein sequence MSAILKFIRENHILAVIEQAIAKKKSRLSLNSFEITEIPTLLYSCIELEHLYLHLNNITTVPVQITELLNLTTLTLDYNGITSLPVEIGNLKNLVNLNISYNPLKELIPEIGELENLEAFWCNKTGLREIPKEIGKLTKLDTFGARGNELKTIPEEMTQLTKLRWLTLENNQIEVLPNCMNNMEGIVHCNLRKNRLKEFPESFLKCVDLMFLQLNNNQISSLPENFDTSQVTVLEMIDLRENPICELSHLDHPLVRFSDEIPVPQDLSPSSSRPHGMAAQALAVNATALRLPAVPAPRHPDLILEMEMDASSVESEDWENSVNSSELDVHYQSDEERGDNEIAQFFQAVGMVLPELSRYASTAS, from the exons ATGAGTGCTATCCTAAAGTTCATCCGTGAAAACCACATACTAGCAGTGATAGAACAAGCAATTGCGAAAAAGAAATCTCGCTTGAGTCTAAATTCTTTTGAAATTACCGAAATTCCTACACTGTTATACTCGTGCATCGAGCTGGAACAcctatatttacatttaaataatattacaactGTTCCAGTGCAGATTACAGAACTCTTAAACCTTACAACATTGACTCTGGATTACAACGGCATAACTTCATTGCCTGTCGAAATTGGTAACTTGAAAAATCttgtaaatttaaacataagtTATAATCCCTTAAAAGAACTTATACCAGAAATAGGTGAATTAGAGAACCTTGAAGCATTCTGGTGCAATAAAACAGGGCTACGGGAAATTCCAAAGGAAATCGGCAAGTTGACAAAACTTGATACATTTGGAGCAAGGGGCAATGAGTTAAAAACCATACCAGAAGAAATGACTCAACTAACAAAATTAAG GTGGCtaacattagaaaataatcaaatagaGGTTTTACCAAACTGTATGAATAACATGGAAGGGATAGTACATTGCAATCTTCGCAAAAATAGGCTAAAGGAATTCCCAGAGTCCTTTCTGAAATGTGTTGATTTGATGTTCTTACAGTTGAATAATAATCAG ATATCCAGTTTACCAGAGAATTTTGACACAAGTCAAGTTACAGTTTTAGAAATGATTGATTTACGAGAAAACCCTATATGTGAATTGTCACATCTA GACCACCCTTTAGTTCGCTTCTCAGATGAAATTCCAGTACCTCAAGATCTTTCCCCATCCAGCAGCCGGCCTCATGGCATGGCTGCACAGGCTTTAGCTGTCAATGCTACAGCTCTTCGGTTACCAGCAGTTCCAGCGCCCAGACATCCGGATTTGATATTAG AAATGGAAATGGACGCGTCATCAGTAGAATCAGAAGATTGGGAGAACAGTGTAAATAGCTCTGAGTTGGATGTCCATTACCAGAGTGACGAAGAGAGAGGTGACAATGAG ATCGCACAATTTTTTCAGGCTGTGGGTATGGTGTTGCCAGAATTGTCCCGGTACGCGTCAACAGCGAGTTGA
- the LOC125052447 gene encoding plant intracellular Ras-group-related LRR protein 7 isoform X3, with product MSAILKFIRENHILAVIEQAIAKKKSRLSLNSFEITEIPTLLYSCIELEHLYLHLNNITTVPVQITELLNLTTLTLDYNGITSLPVEIGNLKNLVNLNISYNPLKELIPEIGELENLEAFWCNKTGLREIPKEIGKLTKLDTFGARGNELKTIPEEMTQLTKLRWLTLENNQIEVLPNCMNNMEGIVHCNLRKNRLKEFPESFLKCVDLMFLQLNNNQDHPLVRFSDEIPVPQDLSPSSSRPHGMAAQALAVNATALRLPAVPAPRHPDLILEMEMDASSVESEDWENSVNSSELDVHYQSDEERGDNEIAQFFQAVGMVLPELSRYASTAS from the exons ATGAGTGCTATCCTAAAGTTCATCCGTGAAAACCACATACTAGCAGTGATAGAACAAGCAATTGCGAAAAAGAAATCTCGCTTGAGTCTAAATTCTTTTGAAATTACCGAAATTCCTACACTGTTATACTCGTGCATCGAGCTGGAACAcctatatttacatttaaataatattacaactGTTCCAGTGCAGATTACAGAACTCTTAAACCTTACAACATTGACTCTGGATTACAACGGCATAACTTCATTGCCTGTCGAAATTGGTAACTTGAAAAATCttgtaaatttaaacataagtTATAATCCCTTAAAAGAACTTATACCAGAAATAGGTGAATTAGAGAACCTTGAAGCATTCTGGTGCAATAAAACAGGGCTACGGGAAATTCCAAAGGAAATCGGCAAGTTGACAAAACTTGATACATTTGGAGCAAGGGGCAATGAGTTAAAAACCATACCAGAAGAAATGACTCAACTAACAAAATTAAG GTGGCtaacattagaaaataatcaaatagaGGTTTTACCAAACTGTATGAATAACATGGAAGGGATAGTACATTGCAATCTTCGCAAAAATAGGCTAAAGGAATTCCCAGAGTCCTTTCTGAAATGTGTTGATTTGATGTTCTTACAGTTGAATAATAATCAG GACCACCCTTTAGTTCGCTTCTCAGATGAAATTCCAGTACCTCAAGATCTTTCCCCATCCAGCAGCCGGCCTCATGGCATGGCTGCACAGGCTTTAGCTGTCAATGCTACAGCTCTTCGGTTACCAGCAGTTCCAGCGCCCAGACATCCGGATTTGATATTAG AAATGGAAATGGACGCGTCATCAGTAGAATCAGAAGATTGGGAGAACAGTGTAAATAGCTCTGAGTTGGATGTCCATTACCAGAGTGACGAAGAGAGAGGTGACAATGAG ATCGCACAATTTTTTCAGGCTGTGGGTATGGTGTTGCCAGAATTGTCCCGGTACGCGTCAACAGCGAGTTGA
- the LOC125052606 gene encoding uncharacterized protein LOC125052606 isoform X1 — protein MILRVHKLQLNIMRNFISKITILTFFFYFTYFNNAIAFQENKTGHHNLRKPKYDIFNKPQKLATYKSFQPVIGQKPTYNKADDRNDYDLNTYDSEYGEVLSNFTSSIYDDNPPLYPNPDVIVKDTKGISNIFREKKEPDPDMDLPDDSLADADLAEHNIIDSVTYVYGFNNCHGMRDEWMVLIYVTSGLAVLFPISSILWLMWSESAAEFRKSSKLYPININLCCCLAACTLIYIQAAVGASSPSQCERIALLLHYTHITCAVWIVALGAAVAEFCICDNLLPLKYNYLLAYGVPAIVVMFNYALSMEQYEIKHYCWMSIEKGMVISFMIPATILILINTGIIIVGLQSINQKQNDLRSAKIQDLVDQLLANWPKNEPGSSETVNNVCTPLPSRKNTDSSDTLDRDSNDEDNPYTTVTIGASNSDANSEEGREMKRISDKDVINLWKSAAKISWKNGWNIEGDDLKAYLNLCLILEPFFAINWVMGVVAIENAAHWSTPTIYLILVLSMHIYLMVTICTTLPIVQNKTPAPCTEVSTEPTIVRSRTTDSIPLLDPTVQQANVTPAPVDTISTISI, from the exons atgatATTGCGAGTGCATAAGTTACAACTGAATATAATGCGGAActttatatcaaaaataactattcttactttctttttttattttacatattttaacaacGCAATTG CATTTCAGGAAAATAAAACAGGACATCATAATTTACGTAAACCAAAGtacgatatttttaataaaccacAAAAGTTGGCTACGTACAAGTCCTTTCAACCAGTAATAGGACAGAAACCTACATATAACAAAGCTGATGATCGTAATGACTACGATTTAAATACTTACGATTCTGAGTATGGTGAAGTGCTTTCTAACTTTACATCTTCAATATACGATGATAATCCTCCGCTATATCCAAATCCTGACGTTATCGTGAAGGACACTAAAG gtATATCGAATATATTTAGAGAAAAGAAAGAACCAGATCCAGATATGGACCTCCCGGATGATTCTTTGGCAGATGCAGACTTGGcagaacataatataatagatagcGTTACATATGTGTatggttttaataattgtcACGGAATGCGAGACGAATGGATGGTTTTG atttatgtTACAAGTGGTTTAGCCGTGCTATTTCCTATATCATCTATTTTGTGGTTAATGTGGAGTGAAAGTGCCGCAGAATTTAGAAAAAGTAGCAAGTTATATCCTATCAATATAAATCTTTGCTGTTGTCTAGCAGCTTGCACGCTAATTTATATACAAGCTGCTGTG GGGGCGTCATCTCCTTCGCAATGTGAGAGAATCGCATTGCTTCTACATTATACGCATATTACTTGTGCAGTGTGGATAGTAGCTTTGGGTGCTGCAGTTGCTGAATTCTGTATATGTGACAACCTTTTGCCGCTTAAGTATAACTATCTTCTAGCATATGGGGTTCCAGCTATAGTTGTTATG TTTAATTATGCGCTTTCAATGGAACAATATGAAATCAAACATTACTGCTGGATGTCAATTGAAAAAGGTATGGTCATAAGTTTCATGATACCGGCAACGATTCTCATACTGATTAATACGGGCATTATCATAGTTGGCTTACAAAGTATCAACCAAAAACAGAATGATTTAAGATCAGCGAAAATTCAAGATTTGGTTGACCAGCTCTTAGCAAATTGGCCAAAAAACGAACCAGGCAGTTCCGAAACGGTGAACAATGTTTGTACTCCCCTTCCCAGTAGAAAAAATACTGATAGTTCTGACACACTGGACAGAGATTCCAACGATGAAGATAATCCATATACTACAGTAACAATAGGTGCATCTAATAGTGATGCCAATAGTGAAGAAGGAAGAGAG atgaAAAGAATATCAGACAAGGACGTGATTAATTTGTGGAAATCAGCGGCGAAAATCTCTTGGAAAAATGGATGGAATATTGAAGGCGATGATTTAAAAGCCTATTTAAACCTTTGTTTGATTCTTGAACCATTTTTCGCCATAAATTGGGTCATGGGGGTCGTTGCTATAGAAAATGCTGCGCATTGGTCAACTCCAACCATTTATCTGATTCTCGTTTTGTCAATG CACATCTACTTAATGGTTACAATTTGCACAACACTACCaattgtacaaaataaaacaccaGCACCATGTACGGAAGTATCTACTGAACCTACTATTGTGCGATCAAG GACAACCGACAGCATTCCTCTTTTGGACCCGACCGTACAGCAAGCTAATGTTACACCGGCACCAGTGGACACTATTAGTACTATAAGTATTTAA
- the LOC125052606 gene encoding uncharacterized protein LOC125052606 isoform X2, producing the protein MDGFVWIVALGAAVAEFCICDNLLPLKYNYLLAYGVPAIVVMFNYALSMEQYEIKHYCWMSIEKGMVISFMIPATILILINTGIIIVGLQSINQKQNDLRSAKIQDLVDQLLANWPKNEPGSSETVNNVCTPLPSRKNTDSSDTLDRDSNDEDNPYTTVTIGASNSDANSEEGREMKRISDKDVINLWKSAAKISWKNGWNIEGDDLKAYLNLCLILEPFFAINWVMGVVAIENAAHWSTPTIYLILVLSMHIYLMVTICTTLPIVQNKTPAPCTEVSTEPTIVRSRTTDSIPLLDPTVQQANVTPAPVDTISTISI; encoded by the exons ATGGATGGTTTTG TGTGGATAGTAGCTTTGGGTGCTGCAGTTGCTGAATTCTGTATATGTGACAACCTTTTGCCGCTTAAGTATAACTATCTTCTAGCATATGGGGTTCCAGCTATAGTTGTTATG TTTAATTATGCGCTTTCAATGGAACAATATGAAATCAAACATTACTGCTGGATGTCAATTGAAAAAGGTATGGTCATAAGTTTCATGATACCGGCAACGATTCTCATACTGATTAATACGGGCATTATCATAGTTGGCTTACAAAGTATCAACCAAAAACAGAATGATTTAAGATCAGCGAAAATTCAAGATTTGGTTGACCAGCTCTTAGCAAATTGGCCAAAAAACGAACCAGGCAGTTCCGAAACGGTGAACAATGTTTGTACTCCCCTTCCCAGTAGAAAAAATACTGATAGTTCTGACACACTGGACAGAGATTCCAACGATGAAGATAATCCATATACTACAGTAACAATAGGTGCATCTAATAGTGATGCCAATAGTGAAGAAGGAAGAGAG atgaAAAGAATATCAGACAAGGACGTGATTAATTTGTGGAAATCAGCGGCGAAAATCTCTTGGAAAAATGGATGGAATATTGAAGGCGATGATTTAAAAGCCTATTTAAACCTTTGTTTGATTCTTGAACCATTTTTCGCCATAAATTGGGTCATGGGGGTCGTTGCTATAGAAAATGCTGCGCATTGGTCAACTCCAACCATTTATCTGATTCTCGTTTTGTCAATG CACATCTACTTAATGGTTACAATTTGCACAACACTACCaattgtacaaaataaaacaccaGCACCATGTACGGAAGTATCTACTGAACCTACTATTGTGCGATCAAG GACAACCGACAGCATTCCTCTTTTGGACCCGACCGTACAGCAAGCTAATGTTACACCGGCACCAGTGGACACTATTAGTACTATAAGTATTTAA
- the LOC125052594 gene encoding seipin yields MSLLIYLNPFSVFRDFVRAPVESFVTDQYMGYKKKTNESITSVKELIYRAGILLVFFSAILWISIFMYIAFYYTYMPNVTHVRPVHLQFKSCEDQMGLCSYPYAYVQLTKASYVLMSGQPYRIKLVMDVPESPSNKDLGMFMVCLQMRGKGGTLVSSSCRSAMLNYRSKLHYYIRTSLFSPLFLLGIDDERQEIQVELFSDFQDDPNSPVTDAYIELQSRFVQVHSCSLHVEAHFSGLRYAMYYWPRASALCGISTNLFFTSLVFIMSWYHLQDDLPEFIKNKFKTEVKSEPDEKKQVSKVKLDKLEDIVAYTVGEYNLYLNFFIDSFPLIEEEALAILEEYQTLEKKT; encoded by the exons ATGTcgttgttaatatatttaaatcccTTTAGTGTGTTTCGAGACTTTGTTCGTGCACCGGTCGAAAGTTTTGTTACTGACCAGTATATGGggtataaaaagaaaacaaatgaaagtaTCACCAGCGTCAAGGAATTAATATATAGAGCTGGTATTTTATTAGTGTTTTTCTCTGCTATATTATGGAtatctatatttatgtatatagcattttattatacatatatgccAAATGTTACTCATGTTAGGCCAGTTCACCTGCAATTTAA GTCCTGTGAGGATCAAATGGGCCTCTGTTCCTATCCTTATGCTTATGTTCAGCTAACAAAAGCCAGTTATGTTTTAATGTCAGGGCAGCCCTACAGAATCAAGTTAGTCATGGATGTGCCTGAATCACCTAGCAATAAGGACCTAG GTATGTTCATGGTGTGCCTACAAATGCGTGGAAAGGGAGGTACATTAGTCTCCTCTTCATGCCGTTCAGCTATGCTTAATTATCG gTCGAAATTGCACTACTATATCCGTACGTCGTTATTCTCGCCGCTATTTCTACTCGGAATAGATGATGAGCGACAGGAAATACAAGTGGAGCTGTTTAGCGACTTTCAAGATGATCCA AACAGCCCAGTAACTGATGCATACATCGAACTGCAGTCGCGCTTTGTGCAAGTCCATTCGTGTTCATTGCACGTCGAGGCGCACTTTTCGGGGCTTCGATACGCGATGTACTATTGGCCTCGGGCCTCCGCCCTCTGCG GAATCTCCACGAATTTATTCTTTACATCACTCGTGTTTATAATGAGCTGGTATCACTTACAAGATGACCTGcctgaatttattaaa AATAAATTCAAGACAGAAGTCAAAAGTGAACCAGATGAAAAGAAACAAGTTAGCAAAGTGAAACTTGA tAAACTCGAAGATATAGTTGCGTACACAGTTGGAGAATACAATTTGTATCTGAATTTCTTTATAGATTCATTTCCATTGATCGAAGAAGAGGCTCTGGCTATTCTAGAAGAATATCAAACGTTGGAGAAGAAGACGTAG
- the LOC125052756 gene encoding valine--tRNA ligase, mitochondrial 1, translated as MILSYHARNVTLLKRFRSSTSTILPKEALPCTAYKPEVTEKHKYKRWEQSKLHHAKLNDQPLFSMVLPPPNVTGKLHLGHALSCTIQDVIARKKRSQGYNVMWLPGTDHAGIATQRVVEKYLKKQKNIDRHSLGREEFTKEVWKWKEKHGNTISNQLRMLGCSLDWSREIFTMDENHSYAVTTAFLNLFHKGLIYRNKGLVNWCNALKSTVSDIEVENIGLTEVTERFLPGYDKPVKFGLLYNFAYKIVDSTEEIVVSTTMPETMLGDTAVAVHPEDSRYKHLHGKLIHHPFREKPIPIILNSFVDMTFGTGAVKITPAHSKVDFEIAKQNNLPLLQVINENGCMENAGKFNGLKKYDCREILVEHLKDLGLLKSVTTHEMSLPICSRTGDVIEYLPKEQWFLSCALLNERAAQVAEEGHLKIEPDHFTKQWQYWTNDCRDWCISRQLWWGHQIPAYKCSIDKNFVWIAATNETTARVEASKFLRSVPENITVEQDTDVLDTWFSSGIYPFSSLGWPKTKSQDYKKFYPLQQLVTGHDILGFWVHRMVMLGLELTDELPFKNVLLHGIICDSKGAKMSKSKGNVINPIDVINGISMDGLKDNSVEMFKEGILNKGELNKALAYHKANFSSTNGIPECGVDALRFTLMSQDVKSHFVNFDVHQCNANKLFCNKIWQSVKYTQLSFAKLKKINLDLQQEDLTYFDQWILSKLSEMVDRVNVAMEKYEFHIATKALKTFIYHEFCDIYLEATKPGFDDSNAKIAFAHAHTLSAVLNTSLRSLSPFMIYLTDEIIPKIPAFEKNIIVNFNDVNNDFFELPESSRFKCFRNTYLENRVDVFLKTIFLVREIKGFYGISNKERPSVVIKTRDVALKDDVQSNLLVALNLTRCSEISFDELKNKKYVNSILNETTDIFVEIPGEHADSIILEAKTKLEKKIKKIEENLVKLETKLTSNHYINKVPDRIQIEDNKKLEMKKQELRRLQRLI; from the exons ATGATTTTGAGTTATCATGCACGAAATGTAACTCTTCTAAAGAGATTTAGATCCAGTACTTCAACAATTCTTCCGAAAGAAGCTTTGCCGTGTACAGCGTACAAACCAGAAGTTActgaaaaacataaatataaacgatGGGAGCAATCGAAACTACATCACGCTAAATTAAATGATCAGCCACTATTTAGTATGGTTTTACCTCCGCCAAACGTAACTGGAAAGTTGCATTTAG GACATGCACTATCATGTACGATACAAGATGTTATTGCTCGTAAGAAAAGGTCTCAAGGGTATAATGTTATGTGGTTACCAGGAACTGATCATGCTGGCATAGCAacacag AGAGTTGttgagaaatatttaaagaagcaaaaaaatattgaccgTCACTCTTTGGGTAGAGAAGAGTTTACAAAAGAGGTATGGAAATGGAAAGAGAAACATGGCAATACAATTTCTAATCAGCTTAGAATGCTTGGGTGTTCATTAGACTGGTCTAGGGAAATATTCACAATGGATGAAAACCATTCTTATGCTGTTACTACTGCTTTTCTAAATCTATTCCACAAAGGTTTAATATATAGGAACAAAGGCCTTGTTAATTGGTGTAATGCACTGAAGTCAACAGTATCTGACATAGAAGTTGAAAATATTGGCTTAACTGAGGTAACTGAAAGATTTTTGCCGGGATATGATAAGCCAGTAAAATTTGGTCTGCTTTATAACTTTGCATATAAGATTGTTGATAGTACTGAAGAAATTGTTGTTTCTACCACAATGCCAGAGACAATGCTAGGAGATACGGCTGTGGCGGTGCATCCTGAAGATTCTAG atacAAGCACCTTCATGGTAAACTAATTCATCATCCCTTTAGAGAAAAACCAAttccaataattttaaatagttttgtaGATATGACTTTTGGGACTGGAGCAGTTAAAATTACTCCTGCTCATAGTAAAGTTGATTTTGAGATAgccaaacaaaataatttacctcTTTTACaagtaattaatgaaaatggttGTATGGAAAATGCAGGAAAATTTAATGGCTTGAAGAAATATGATTGTAGAGAAATTCTTGTGGAACATCTTAAAGACTTAGGGCTTCTTAAATCAGTGACTACTCATGAAATGTCATTACCTATTTGTAGCCGTACAGGTGATGTTATTGAATATTTGCCAAAGGAACAGTGGTTTTTATCTTGTGCATTATTGAATGAAAGAGCAGCCCAGGTAGCTGAAGAAGGTCACTTAAAGATTGAACCAGATCATTTCACTAAACAATGGCAATATTGGACAAATGACTGTAGAGATTGGTGTATATCTAGACAATTATGGTGGGGACATCAGATACCAGCTTATAAATGTAGTATAGACAAAAACTTTGTTTGGATAGCTGCAACCAATGAAACAACTGCTAGGGTTGAAGCATCAAAATTCCTTAGATCTGTGCCAGAAAATATAACAGTTGAACAAGACACTGATGTTCTGGATACTTGGTTTTCTTCTGGCATCTATCCATTTTCATCCTTAGGATGGCCGAAAACAAAGAGTCAggattataaaaaattctacCCTTTACAACAGTTGGTGACCGGACATGATATTCTGGGTTTTTGGGTACATAGAATGGTGATGTTAGGCTTAGAATTAACTGATGAATTaccatttaaaaatgtactacTACATGGAATAATTTGTGACAGTAAAGGTGCCAAAATGTCCAAAAGTAAAGGAAATGTTATAAATCCAATTGATGTTATCAATGGAATATCAATGGATGGTTTAAAAGATAACTCAGttgaaatgtttaaagaagGCATACTTAATAAAGGTGAATTAAACAAAGCTCTGGCTTATCATAAAGCAAATTTTTCTAGTACTAATGGTATTCCTGAATGTGGTGTTGATGCACTACGATTTACGTTGATGTCTCAAGATGTGAAATCACATTTTGTCAACTTTGATGTCCATCAATGTAATGCGAACAAATTATTCTGCAACAAAATCTGGCAGAGTGTTAAATATACACAGTTATCCTTTGCAaagctgaaaaaaataaatttagactTACAACAAGAagatttaacatattttgatCAGTGGATTTTGAGTAAATTGTCTGAAATGGTGGACAGAGTAAATGTTGCTATGGAAAAATATGAATTCCATATAGCCACAAAGGCattgaaaacatttatttaccaTGAATTTTGCGATATCTACTTAGAAGCCACTAAACCTGGTTTTGATGATAGTAATGCAAAAATCGCGTTTGCCCACGCACACACATTATCAGCAGTATTAAATACGTCTTTAAGATCGTTATCGCcgtttatgatttatttaactgACGAGATTATTCCAAAAATACCTGCGTTTGAAAAgaatataattgttaatttcaaTGACGTAAACAATGACTTTTTTGAACTTCCAGAAAGTAGTAGATTTAAATGTTTCAGAAACACATATTTAGAAAATCGTGTGGATGTTTttctaaaaacaatatttttagtaagaGAAATCAAAGGATTCTACGGAATTTCAAATAAGGAAAGGCCATCGGTAGTTATTAAAACAAGGGATGTTGCATTAAAAGATGATGTTCAAAGCAATTTATTGGTAGCATTGAATTTAACTAGGTGTAGTGAAATAAGCTTTGatgaattgaaaaacaaaaagtatgttaattcaatattaaatgaGACAACAGATATTTTTGTAGAAATACCAGGAGAACATGCAGATAGCATAATATTAGAAGCTAAAACAAAGttggaaaagaaaattaagaaGATAGAGGAAAATTTAGTAAAACtagaaacaaaattaacaagtaatcattatataaataaagtcccTGATAGGATTCAGattgaagataataaaaaacttgagaTGAAGAAACAGGAACTAAGAAGATTACAAAGACTGATTTAG
- the LOC125052758 gene encoding macro domain-containing protein RSc0334-like, whose translation MELIAVNFARTPFPLFQKRCASVIDKMSSLSKWTVEKNRILGLPIEEKRKLYKSGDFVTLNQIDPWCNYVVKNKDIEAKKHNLEDLNEFRKIKLDQEKNKLLAEKVSVYRGDITKLEIDAIVNAANSRLKAGGGVDGTIHRAAGSLLQDECNSIGGCPTGDACITGGYNLPAKYIIHTVGPQDGSAPKLLSCYEKCLSFQSQYRLKSIAFPCISTGIYGFPNRLAAHIALRTARTFLENNEDLQRIIFCTFMPIDVEIYETLMQMYFPLHEWNYNDGAAVSE comes from the exons ATGGAATTAATTGCGGTAAATTTTGCACGGACCCCATTTCCTTTATTTCAAAAACGTTGTGCGTCCGTGATAGACAAAATGTCATCTCTATCTAAGTGGACTGTAGAAAAGAATCGTATTCTTGGTTTACCTATCGAAGAAAAAAGGAAGTTGTATAAGTCAGGAGACTTCGTTACTTTAAATCAAATAGATCCATGGTGTAATTATGTAGTCAAGAATAAAGATATCGAAGCCAAGAAGCATAACCTGGAAGACCTCAACGAATTTCGTAAGATAAAGTTGGACcaagaaaaaaacaaacttttgGCTGAAAAGGTTTCTGTATACCGTGGAGATATAACTAAGCTTGag atAGATGCCATAGTGAATGCAGCAAATTCTCGCCTTAAAGCGGGGGGTGGAGTTGATGGGACCATTCATAGAGCTGCAGGATCATTGCTCCAG GATGAATGCAATTCAATTGGAGGTTGTCCAACTGGTGATGCTTGTATAACAGGTGGATATAATCTGCCAGCAaaat ATATCATTCACACTGTGGGACCACAAGATGGATCAGCCCCAAAACTTCTGTCTTGCTATGAAAAATGTCTTTCATTTCAAAGTCAGTATCGTCTAAAATCCATAGCTTTTCCATGTATTTCAACTGGAATCTATGGTTTCCCTAATCGCCTTGCTGCTCATATAGCTCTTCGTACTGCAAGGACCTTCTTGGAAAATAATGAAGATCTTCaaagaattatattttgtactttCATGCCAATTGATGTTGAGATTTATGAAACACTCATGCAGATGTACTTTCCTCTGCATGAATGGAATTACAATGATGGAGCTGCTGTTTCAGAATAA